In Paracoccus aminophilus JCM 7686, a single window of DNA contains:
- a CDS encoding xanthine dehydrogenase family protein molybdopterin-binding subunit produces MANDIFFPGRSLPGRRGLDRQAGPALSRRGFLVTMCAAGAVFGFPRELLAAINPAVPGGAPLEAVGARYEPSIWYWIDGKGQVNVNIAHTEMGQHIGTALARVLADELGADWANVQIEHVDSDPKWGLMITGGSTSVPGGWPVYRQAGAAGRVALTEKAAALWGIDAAGISIEGGILRAGDKSISMGELVQQGLSRSFTEDELKALPLKPNSAFTLIGRDVTALDIPLKTTGQALYGIDAKVAGMVHAVPILPPTRYDSVITAIDDTAAKAVRGYQQVLKLDDPSGNVPGWAMVIADSHWAAQKAAREIKVTYNAAPSAKVTEADLIAEMRKAIADPAQGTLLDTGPHDVDPAFSAAAETIEAEYTTATVLHFQLEPLNALAFQNASGIWEIHCGNQFQTQAVIWLQKALGVGDGKVVIHPYLVGGGFGRRLNSDYTVPVALASKALGGKPVKMVMPREEDVHFDSVRSPTVQKLRMAFDSAKSVTAMDTAIAAGWPSAVLVPGGGLNKGLEGGEYDGSATDGADHWYEVGQQRLRAIKDELAEKTLRVGWLRSVGPGFTIWAVESFLDEAAKKIGKDPVAFRLEQLKAEGRNAGTAPMSVGGAARQAHVLSRVAEISGYGKAALPADTAIGIATSFGQSRDLPTWVGGAVQAHVDRQSGQVQVQKIWLVVDCGTVIDPDGAHAQIEGGALWGLSMAMFEGTEIESGAPRDRNLDSYTPLRMVDTPPEIVVELVESTEAPVGLGEPGVTLIAPALANAIASAVGVRLRHLPITPEAVKAALSA; encoded by the coding sequence ATGGCTAACGACATTTTCTTTCCGGGACGCAGCTTACCGGGACGCCGGGGCCTTGATCGTCAGGCGGGGCCTGCGCTCAGCCGACGCGGCTTTCTGGTCACCATGTGCGCGGCGGGCGCGGTTTTCGGCTTCCCACGCGAGCTTTTGGCCGCAATCAATCCGGCCGTCCCCGGCGGCGCGCCGCTTGAGGCGGTGGGCGCGCGCTATGAGCCGTCGATCTGGTATTGGATCGACGGCAAGGGGCAGGTGAACGTCAATATCGCCCATACCGAGATGGGTCAGCATATCGGCACGGCGCTCGCCCGGGTGCTCGCCGATGAGTTGGGCGCGGATTGGGCGAATGTGCAGATCGAGCATGTCGATTCCGATCCGAAATGGGGGCTGATGATCACCGGCGGCAGCACCTCGGTGCCGGGGGGCTGGCCGGTTTATCGTCAGGCGGGTGCTGCGGGTCGGGTGGCTCTGACCGAGAAAGCCGCCGCGCTTTGGGGCATCGATGCCGCCGGGATCAGCATCGAGGGCGGTATCCTGCGCGCGGGCGACAAGTCGATCAGCATGGGCGAGCTCGTCCAGCAAGGCCTCAGCCGCAGCTTCACCGAGGATGAGCTGAAGGCGCTGCCGCTGAAACCGAACTCGGCCTTCACCCTGATCGGGCGCGATGTGACGGCGCTTGATATTCCGCTGAAGACGACGGGGCAGGCGCTTTACGGCATCGATGCCAAGGTCGCGGGCATGGTCCATGCCGTGCCGATCCTGCCGCCGACGCGCTATGACAGCGTCATCACTGCAATCGACGATACGGCGGCCAAGGCGGTCCGGGGCTATCAGCAGGTTCTGAAGCTCGACGATCCCTCCGGCAATGTGCCGGGCTGGGCCATGGTGATCGCGGACAGCCATTGGGCCGCGCAAAAGGCGGCGCGCGAGATCAAGGTCACCTATAACGCTGCGCCTTCGGCCAAGGTCACCGAGGCCGATCTGATCGCCGAGATGCGCAAGGCGATTGCCGATCCTGCGCAGGGCACGCTTCTCGATACCGGGCCCCATGATGTCGATCCGGCTTTTTCTGCCGCTGCCGAGACCATCGAGGCCGAATATACCACCGCGACCGTCCTGCATTTCCAGCTTGAGCCGCTGAATGCGCTGGCCTTCCAGAATGCCTCTGGCATCTGGGAGATCCATTGCGGCAACCAGTTCCAGACCCAAGCGGTGATCTGGCTGCAAAAGGCGCTGGGCGTCGGCGATGGCAAGGTCGTGATCCATCCCTATCTCGTCGGCGGTGGCTTCGGGCGTCGGTTGAACAGCGATTACACCGTGCCGGTGGCACTCGCCTCGAAGGCGCTGGGCGGCAAGCCGGTGAAGATGGTGATGCCGCGCGAAGAGGATGTGCATTTCGACTCGGTCCGCTCGCCGACGGTGCAGAAGCTGCGCATGGCCTTTGACAGCGCGAAGAGCGTGACCGCGATGGATACGGCCATCGCTGCCGGGTGGCCCTCGGCGGTGCTGGTACCGGGCGGTGGGCTGAACAAGGGGCTCGAGGGCGGCGAATATGACGGCTCGGCCACCGATGGCGCGGATCACTGGTATGAGGTCGGCCAGCAAAGGCTGCGCGCGATCAAGGACGAGCTTGCCGAAAAGACCCTGCGCGTCGGCTGGCTGCGCTCGGTCGGGCCGGGCTTTACGATCTGGGCGGTCGAGAGCTTTCTCGACGAGGCGGCCAAGAAGATCGGCAAGGACCCCGTGGCCTTCCGGCTGGAGCAGCTGAAAGCCGAGGGCCGCAATGCTGGCACTGCGCCGATGTCGGTCGGAGGCGCGGCGCGTCAAGCCCATGTGCTGTCGCGCGTGGCCGAGATCTCGGGCTATGGCAAAGCGGCGCTGCCTGCTGATACGGCGATCGGCATCGCGACCTCCTTCGGGCAGTCGCGCGACCTGCCGACCTGGGTCGGGGGCGCGGTTCAGGCTCATGTCGACCGCCAGAGCGGACAGGTTCAGGTCCAGAAAATCTGGCTCGTGGTCGATTGCGGCACAGTGATCGACCCCGATGGCGCCCATGCTCAGATCGAGGGCGGCGCGCTTTGGGGCCTGTCGATGGCGATGTTTGAGGGCACTGAGATCGAAAGCGGCGCGCCGCGCGACCGCAATCTCGACAGCTACACCCCTCTGCGCATGGTCGATACCCCGCCCGAGATCGTGGTGGAGCTGGTCGAAAGCACCGAAGCGCCGGTCGGTCTGGGTGAGCCTGGCGTCACCTTGATTGCGCCTGCGCTTGCCAATGCGATCGCGAGCGCGGTCGGTGTCCGGCTGCGTCATCTGCCGATCACGCCCGAAGCGGTGAAGGCGGCTTTATCCGCCTGA
- a CDS encoding DUF2171 domain-containing protein, with product MSFEESVKPGVEIVGADGVHVGVVDALDGDRIRLKRKDVAHGGESPGARYISVNNIASTEGGKLWLSANADLVALFEEETQSGRPVRL from the coding sequence ATGAGCTTTGAAGAGAGTGTCAAACCGGGCGTCGAAATCGTTGGCGCGGATGGGGTGCATGTCGGCGTGGTTGACGCGCTGGACGGCGACCGCATCCGGCTGAAACGCAAGGATGTCGCGCATGGCGGCGAAAGCCCGGGCGCACGCTATATTTCCGTTAACAATATCGCCTCGACAGAGGGCGGAAAGCTCTGGCTCTCGGCCAATGCCGATCTGGTGGCGCTGTTCGAGGAAGAAACCCAATCGGGGCGGCCGGTCCGGCTTTGA
- the rplU gene encoding 50S ribosomal protein L21, producing the protein MFAVLKTGGKQYRVQSGDVLRVEKLAALAGEKVQFNDVLMIGATVGAPLVAGAAVQAEVIDNIKADKVITYVKRRRKHSSQRTRGHRQQLTLVRITDLLEKGAEKSDVKAAVGARTAGAAAAVAAAAVAAEAKPAKAAKEAKKD; encoded by the coding sequence ATGTTCGCAGTTCTCAAGACGGGCGGCAAGCAGTACCGGGTTCAATCCGGTGACGTGCTGCGCGTCGAAAAACTGGCCGCTCTGGCTGGTGAGAAAGTTCAGTTCAACGACGTGCTGATGATCGGCGCGACGGTCGGCGCTCCGCTGGTTGCCGGCGCTGCGGTTCAGGCCGAGGTCATTGACAACATCAAGGCCGACAAGGTCATCACCTATGTCAAACGTCGCCGCAAGCACAGCTCGCAGCGTACCCGTGGTCACCGTCAGCAACTGACGCTGGTCCGCATCACCGACCTGCTCGAAAAGGGCGCGGAGAAGTCGGACGTCAAGGCCGCCGTGGGTGCTCGCACCGCCGGTGCCGCAGCTGCTGTTGCAGCCGCCGCCGTTGCTGCCGAAGCAAAGCCTGCCAAGGCTGCTAAAGAAGCCAAGAAGGACTAA
- the rpmA gene encoding 50S ribosomal protein L27, producing the protein MAHKKAGGSSRNGRDSAGRRLGVKLFGGQAAVAGNIIVRQRGTTWWAGQNVGMGRDHTLFALTDGHIEFRKGLKGRTYISVLPANLEAAE; encoded by the coding sequence ATGGCACATAAGAAAGCAGGCGGTTCGTCCCGCAACGGTCGTGATTCGGCTGGTCGTCGTCTCGGCGTGAAACTTTTCGGTGGTCAGGCCGCAGTTGCGGGCAACATCATCGTGCGTCAGCGCGGCACCACCTGGTGGGCCGGTCAGAACGTCGGCATGGGCCGCGATCACACTCTGTTCGCCCTCACCGACGGCCATATCGAGTTCCGCAAGGGTCTCAAGGGTCGCACCTACATCTCTGTTCTGCCAGCCAATCTCGAGGCTGCTGAGTAA
- a CDS encoding GNAT family N-acetyltransferase produces the protein MQELMDAPSHVQPEVRTERFLLRPLRKSDAGLIAHYTADRRVAEGTRSIPHPLPPGAAEAYVARAMAEKREEDVWAIDGSGSQLAELLGVVSLTRMEGQQSELGFWIGAGFWNTGFATEAVAGLVTANPHQARTLFAEAFQDSPSSARVLTNCGFNYLGDAESWSVARDARVPTWTYLRKMD, from the coding sequence ATGCAGGAACTGATGGACGCGCCGTCGCATGTTCAGCCGGAGGTCCGGACGGAGCGTTTCCTTCTTCGGCCATTGCGCAAGTCGGACGCCGGTTTGATCGCGCATTACACTGCGGACAGGCGGGTTGCCGAGGGCACCCGCTCGATCCCCCATCCGCTGCCGCCGGGCGCCGCAGAGGCCTATGTGGCCCGCGCCATGGCCGAGAAGCGGGAAGAGGATGTCTGGGCCATCGACGGCAGCGGCAGCCAGCTTGCCGAGCTTCTGGGCGTGGTCTCGCTGACCCGGATGGAGGGCCAGCAATCCGAGCTTGGCTTCTGGATCGGGGCGGGCTTCTGGAACACTGGCTTTGCGACGGAAGCGGTCGCGGGGCTCGTCACGGCCAATCCCCATCAAGCGCGCACGCTCTTTGCCGAAGCCTTCCAGGACAGCCCGAGCTCGGCGCGGGTTTTGACGAATTGCGGCTTCAACTATCTGGGCGATGCGGAAAGCTGGTCGGTGGCGCGGGATGCGCGGGTGCCGACTTGGACCTATCTGCGCAAGATGGACTGA
- a CDS encoding SufE family protein — MATPAFEEIAETFDFLDDWEDRYRHVIELGKAMPAMDDALHVPATKVEGCASQVWIMPRIDEGRFDFQGDSDALIVRGLIAILHALYSGVPVGEVLAVDAPAELGRLGLNEHLSAQRSNGLRAMVERIRLIASEA, encoded by the coding sequence ATGGCCACTCCGGCATTTGAAGAAATTGCTGAGACCTTCGACTTTCTCGATGATTGGGAAGATCGCTATCGACATGTCATCGAGCTGGGCAAAGCCATGCCCGCGATGGATGATGCGCTGCATGTTCCGGCCACCAAAGTCGAGGGCTGCGCCAGTCAGGTCTGGATCATGCCCCGGATCGACGAAGGGCGCTTCGATTTTCAGGGCGACAGCGATGCGCTGATCGTGCGTGGGCTGATTGCCATTCTGCACGCGCTCTATTCCGGCGTGCCGGTCGGCGAGGTGCTGGCGGTGGATGCGCCCGCCGAGCTTGGCCGTCTGGGGCTGAACGAGCATCTCTCGGCGCAGCGCTCGAACGGGCTGCGCGCGATGGTCGAGCGGATCCGGCTGATCGCCAGCGAGGCCTGA
- the mnmA gene encoding tRNA 2-thiouridine(34) synthase MnmA: protein MTLTTPIPLAEARDIPLNSLGFAKPPAETRVVVAMSGGVDSSVVAAHLAAEGYDVIGVTLQLYDHGAALAKKGACCAGQDIHDARRVAERVGFPHYVLDYENKFRESVIEEFADAYLAGATPVPCIRCNERVKFRDLLETAKDLDADCMATGHYIRRTVGAHGPELHMAADPQRDQSYFLFSTTPEQLSFLRFPLGGLASKAETREMATQYGLAIADKPDSQDICFVPNGDYASVIEKLRPGAADPGEIVDLDGNVLATHRGVIHYTIGQRRGLGIGGLGDPLYVVRLDPDARRVIVGPKEALRTKIVPVTEVNWLGDGPFEGEIQISARIRSTRPPRPAILRATGSNRAEIELLDPEEGVSPGQACVFYAPDSTRVLGGGWISHRRGG from the coding sequence ATGACACTGACGACCCCGATCCCGCTCGCAGAGGCGCGGGATATTCCTCTGAATTCGCTTGGTTTTGCGAAACCTCCGGCCGAAACCCGCGTGGTGGTTGCCATGTCGGGCGGCGTCGACAGCTCGGTCGTCGCGGCCCATCTCGCGGCCGAGGGCTATGATGTCATCGGGGTCACGCTTCAACTTTACGACCATGGCGCTGCGCTGGCCAAAAAAGGCGCCTGCTGCGCCGGTCAGGACATTCATGACGCGCGCCGCGTCGCCGAGCGCGTGGGCTTCCCGCATTACGTTCTTGATTACGAAAACAAATTCCGCGAATCGGTGATCGAGGAATTCGCTGACGCCTATCTCGCCGGCGCGACCCCGGTCCCCTGCATCCGCTGCAATGAGCGCGTGAAGTTCCGTGACCTTCTGGAAACCGCGAAGGATCTCGATGCCGATTGCATGGCGACCGGGCATTATATTCGCCGCACGGTGGGCGCGCATGGGCCTGAACTGCATATGGCGGCCGATCCGCAGCGCGATCAAAGCTATTTCCTCTTTTCGACCACGCCCGAGCAACTCTCCTTCCTGCGCTTCCCGCTGGGGGGGCTGGCTAGCAAGGCCGAGACCCGCGAAATGGCGACCCAATACGGTCTTGCGATTGCCGACAAGCCGGACAGTCAGGACATCTGCTTCGTGCCGAATGGCGATTATGCCAGCGTCATCGAAAAGCTGCGCCCCGGCGCGGCTGATCCGGGCGAGATCGTCGATCTCGACGGCAATGTGCTGGCCACCCATCGCGGTGTCATCCATTACACCATCGGCCAGCGCCGTGGGCTGGGGATCGGCGGCCTTGGCGATCCGCTTTATGTCGTGAGGCTTGATCCCGATGCGCGCCGCGTCATTGTCGGACCGAAAGAGGCGCTGCGGACCAAGATCGTCCCGGTGACCGAGGTGAACTGGCTGGGCGACGGCCCCTTCGAGGGCGAGATCCAGATCAGCGCCCGCATCCGCTCGACCCGACCGCCGCGCCCGGCGATCCTGCGCGCCACCGGCTCCAACCGCGCCGAGATCGAGCTGCTCGACCCCGAAGAAGGCGTCAGCCCCGGTCAGGCCTGCGTCTTCTATGCCCCCGATTCGACCCGAGTTCTGGGCGGCGGCTGGATCTCGCATCGCCGCGGCGGCTGA
- the sciP gene encoding CtrA inhibitor SciP — MFLKKSTGPRTVTLPDGRILTQADLPAPNTRWVASRKAVVAEAVEYGLLTRDEALSRYGLTEEELDCWVEAIRGHGREALKVTRIQSFRQL, encoded by the coding sequence ATGTTTCTGAAGAAAAGCACGGGGCCGCGCACGGTGACCCTGCCGGATGGTCGCATCCTCACGCAGGCCGATCTGCCGGCTCCGAACACCCGCTGGGTCGCCAGCCGCAAGGCCGTCGTGGCCGAGGCGGTTGAATACGGGCTCTTGACCCGCGACGAAGCTTTGAGCCGCTACGGTTTGACCGAAGAAGAGCTCGATTGCTGGGTCGAGGCCATTCGCGGTCATGGGCGCGAAGCGCTCAAGGTGACGCGGATTCAAAGTTTTAGACAACTGTAG
- a CDS encoding response regulator — MRILLVEDDPTTARSIELILANASYNVYRTDMGEEGIDLAKLYDYDLILLDLDLPDMHGMEVLRQLRMSRVDTPILILTGSDDTESKLRGFGFGADDYMTKPFHREEMIARIQAIIRRSKGHSQSVIRTGNVVVNLDARSVEVGGKPVNLTGKEYQILELLSLRKGTTLTKEMFLNHHYLLLVVCICLELNLRNKLRYNVLIFAAGLLSFFRSRFLGRSPRVKLHHLA; from the coding sequence ATGCGTATTTTGCTGGTCGAAGATGACCCAACGACTGCCCGCAGCATCGAGCTGATCCTGGCGAATGCCAGTTACAACGTCTATCGCACCGACATGGGCGAAGAGGGTATCGATCTCGCAAAGCTCTATGATTACGATCTGATCCTGCTCGATCTCGATCTGCCGGACATGCACGGGATGGAGGTTTTGCGTCAGCTGCGCATGTCCCGGGTCGACACGCCCATTCTCATTCTGACCGGCTCGGATGATACCGAAAGCAAGCTGCGCGGCTTTGGTTTCGGCGCTGACGACTATATGACGAAGCCCTTCCATCGCGAGGAAATGATCGCCCGCATTCAAGCAATCATTCGCCGCTCCAAGGGCCATAGCCAATCGGTGATCCGGACCGGCAATGTCGTGGTCAATCTCGACGCCCGCTCGGTCGAGGTCGGGGGCAAGCCCGTGAACCTCACCGGCAAAGAATATCAGATCCTCGAACTTCTGAGCCTGCGCAAGGGCACGACGCTCACCAAAGAAATGTTCCTGAACCATCATTATCTCCTCCTAGTAGTTTGTATTTGTTTAGAATTAAATCTGCGGAACAAGTTACGGTACAATGTTCTCATTTTTGCCGCGGGCCTTCTGAGCTTCTTTCGCTCTCGCTTTTTGGGCCGCAGCCCCCGCGTAAAGCTTCACCATCTCGCTTGA
- a CDS encoding tyrosine-type recombinase/integrase — translation MTKKELPKYVYRRGRNLHIYYCRYGKCQRMHSLPGTAEFAAEYAMMLKGRPPAPKRTIKGLIQKYMESERWPELAKNTRISYLRHFRYFEEVMGTIDPATLRTVHVYEMRDALKETPTDANRKVGALVTLLGHAIRIGWLDRNVAIGVMQLKGRRPPRKPWPADKINAFRDAADAQTRLVFELLLGTGQRIGDVLRMQWGDLEDGGIALRQTKTGTVLWIPVTEALAAILAQTPRIGATIVAQKNGSPVSYSLAWKWIMEARKLDSVKAEAWDIHSLRHSAASEISALPGMTEEHVKAITGHSSSEMVKLYAGAAAQKARAKEAQKARGKNENIVP, via the coding sequence TTGACCAAGAAAGAGCTTCCCAAGTACGTCTACCGTAGGGGCCGCAATCTCCACATCTACTATTGTCGTTACGGTAAGTGCCAACGTATGCATTCTCTGCCCGGAACAGCAGAGTTTGCAGCTGAATATGCAATGATGCTGAAAGGCAGACCGCCCGCCCCCAAACGGACGATCAAAGGCCTTATTCAGAAGTACATGGAAAGCGAGCGCTGGCCGGAATTAGCGAAGAATACTCGCATCAGCTATCTTCGACACTTCCGTTACTTCGAGGAGGTGATGGGCACGATAGATCCGGCTACCCTCCGAACCGTTCATGTCTATGAGATGCGGGACGCCCTCAAAGAAACGCCGACCGATGCCAACAGAAAGGTGGGAGCGCTCGTGACCCTCTTGGGCCACGCCATCCGAATAGGGTGGCTCGATCGGAATGTGGCAATTGGGGTTATGCAGCTGAAAGGGAGGCGACCGCCGCGCAAGCCTTGGCCTGCAGACAAGATCAACGCGTTCAGAGATGCTGCGGACGCGCAAACACGATTGGTCTTTGAACTTCTGCTCGGCACCGGTCAACGAATCGGCGATGTGCTTCGAATGCAATGGGGCGATCTCGAAGACGGTGGTATCGCACTGCGGCAAACGAAGACAGGAACAGTCTTATGGATTCCGGTCACCGAAGCATTAGCCGCGATCCTTGCCCAAACGCCACGCATCGGCGCGACCATTGTCGCGCAAAAGAACGGATCGCCCGTCAGCTACAGCCTTGCCTGGAAATGGATCATGGAAGCACGCAAGCTGGATTCCGTGAAAGCGGAAGCTTGGGATATTCACTCGCTGCGACATTCCGCTGCCTCCGAAATCTCAGCGTTGCCAGGGATGACCGAAGAGCACGTCAAGGCGATCACTGGCCACAGTTCAAGCGAGATGGTGAAGCTTTACGCGGGGGCTGCGGCCCAAAAAGCGAGAGCGAAAGAAGCTCAGAAGGCCCGCGGCAAAAATGAGAACATTGTACCGTAA